The proteins below are encoded in one region of Engystomops pustulosus chromosome 8, aEngPut4.maternal, whole genome shotgun sequence:
- the LOC140074526 gene encoding gamma-crystallin B-like, with amino-acid sequence MGKIIFYEDRDFQGKSHECSGDNADLHGFFVRCNSIRVEGGCWVIYERSNYMGHQYYLKRGEYPDYQSWLGLNDSIRSCHSIPQHRGSYRIRLYDREEFRGQMKEYVNDCSNVQESFHTNSVLSCNVLDGYWIFFEEPGFKGNQYFLRPGEYRRSASWGSPNTKVGSLKKIVDFY; translated from the exons ATGGGAAAG ATTATTTTCTACGAAGACAGGGACTTTCAAGGAAAGTCCCATGAATGCTCAGGAGATAATGCAGATCTTCATGGTTTCTTTGTTCGTTGCAATTCAATCCGGGTAGAAGGTGGATGCTGGGTAATCTATGAACGTTCTAACTATATGGGACATCAGTACTACCTCAAAAGGGGAGAGTATCCTGACTATCAGAGTTGGCTGGGTTTGAATGATTCCATTAGATCTTGCCATTCAATTCCACAA CATCGTGGATCTTACAGAATCAGATTGTATGACAGAGAAGAGTTCCGAGGCCAAATGAAGGAGTATGTAAATGACTGTTCAAATGTTCAGGAAAGCTTCCATACAAATAGTGTTTTATCCTGCAACGTTCTTGATGGCTACTGGATCTTTTTTGAAGAACCTGGTTTTAAGGGAAATCAGTATTTCCTTAGACCAGGTGAATACAGAAGATCTGCCAGCTGGGGATCGCCAAATACCAAAGTTGGATCTCTGAAGAAAATTGTAGACTTTTATTAA